Proteins encoded in a region of the Luteimonas viscosa genome:
- the dnaJ gene encoding molecular chaperone DnaJ, translated as MKRDYYEALGVPRDASEEDLKKAYRRCAMKFHPDRNPGDHEAEMRFKECKEAYEVLSDGGKRRLYDQHGHAAFEHGMGGGNAGPGGFGGADMGDIFGNIFGGGGARGGPRRGADVGYVMELDLEEAVAGLEKRIEIPTLAECGDCAGTGSEDRKLETCGTCHGRGQVRFQRGIFSMQQPCPHCHGRGQTIANPCKTCHGNGRVEEEKVLSVKIPAGVDNGDRIRLAGEGEAGPAGSSPGDLYVEVRVRPHPIFERDGDDLHCEVPIRFSQAALGDAVRVPTLGGEAEIRVPAETQTGRVFRLRDKGVKSVRSRAPGDLYCKVVVETPVNLTPEQRDLLDRFEATFVGDGARRHSPKSSTFVDGVRGFWERMTS; from the coding sequence ATGAAACGCGACTACTACGAAGCCCTCGGCGTCCCGCGCGATGCCAGCGAGGAGGACCTGAAGAAGGCCTATCGCCGCTGCGCGATGAAGTTCCACCCGGACCGCAATCCGGGCGACCACGAGGCCGAGATGCGCTTCAAGGAGTGCAAGGAAGCCTACGAGGTGCTGTCCGACGGCGGCAAGCGCCGCCTCTACGACCAGCACGGCCACGCCGCGTTCGAGCACGGCATGGGCGGCGGCAACGCGGGCCCCGGCGGCTTCGGTGGCGCCGACATGGGCGACATCTTCGGCAACATCTTCGGCGGTGGCGGCGCGCGTGGCGGGCCGCGGCGCGGTGCCGACGTCGGCTACGTGATGGAACTCGATCTCGAGGAAGCCGTGGCCGGCCTGGAGAAGCGCATCGAGATCCCGACCCTGGCCGAATGCGGCGACTGCGCCGGCACCGGCTCGGAAGACCGCAAGCTCGAGACCTGCGGCACCTGCCACGGACGCGGCCAGGTGCGCTTCCAGCGCGGCATCTTCTCGATGCAGCAACCGTGCCCGCATTGCCACGGACGCGGCCAGACCATCGCCAACCCCTGCAAGACCTGTCACGGCAATGGCCGCGTCGAGGAGGAGAAGGTGCTCTCGGTGAAGATCCCGGCGGGCGTCGACAACGGCGATCGCATCCGCCTGGCGGGGGAGGGCGAGGCCGGCCCGGCCGGTTCGTCTCCCGGGGACCTGTACGTGGAGGTCCGGGTGCGTCCGCACCCGATCTTCGAACGCGACGGCGACGACCTGCACTGCGAAGTGCCGATCCGCTTTTCGCAGGCCGCGCTGGGCGACGCGGTGCGCGTGCCGACCCTCGGCGGCGAGGCGGAGATCCGGGTTCCCGCCGAAACCCAGACCGGCCGGGTCTTCCGCCTGCGCGACAAGGGCGTGAAGTCGGTGCGCAGCCGCGCGCCGGGCGACCTGTACTGCAAGGTGGTGGTCGAAACGCCGGTCAACCTGACGCCCGAACAGCGCGACCTGCTCGACAGGTTCGAGGCCACCTTCGTCGGCGACGGTGCGCGTCGGCATTCGCCGAAATCCAGCACCTTCGTCGACGGCGTGCGCGGCTTCTGGGAGCGCATGACCTCCTGA
- a CDS encoding sensor domain-containing phosphodiesterase → MQLLVEKRRRRAAQDAGTGLSDAEALSLLTRVVEAQGAIMASGPGPSDVLAALTLHAQELTGAGGAVLEIRDGDAMVYWFASGMAEAQLGLRIPVAGSLSGLSMERGCLLRCDDSEQDARVDRDACRRVGLRSMVVVPLQFGDQPVGVLKVASREPHCFGPAETLALEHLATLAGASLHRAVEASRREAEVAAGAGNRADRDSGDEAARRRLTRLLRDGRLRVARQPIVRMTDGTVVGWEALARFPEEYGLPTDTWFRDAARCGRSVELELAALRAALADPLPAGDAYLSLNVSPEVACSDALDQVLGDVDPARIVLEITEHTAVEDYPRLAARLSALQARGFRIAVDDTGAGFSSLRHVLTLAPDIIKLDMSLVRGVDLRPRLQSLIAALCTFAEGTQATLVAEGVETDAESRTLRRIGVACGQGYFIGAPQLT, encoded by the coding sequence ATGCAGTTGCTTGTCGAAAAGCGTCGTCGGCGCGCCGCACAGGACGCGGGCACCGGCCTGTCGGATGCGGAGGCGCTGTCGCTGTTGACGCGGGTGGTCGAGGCGCAGGGCGCGATCATGGCCTCCGGGCCCGGCCCGTCGGACGTGCTGGCCGCGCTGACCCTGCACGCACAGGAACTGACCGGCGCCGGAGGCGCCGTCCTGGAGATCCGCGACGGCGATGCGATGGTCTACTGGTTCGCTTCCGGCATGGCGGAAGCGCAACTGGGACTGCGCATTCCCGTCGCCGGCAGCCTGTCGGGCCTGAGCATGGAGCGCGGCTGCTTGCTGCGCTGCGACGACAGCGAGCAGGACGCGCGGGTCGATCGCGACGCCTGCCGGCGCGTGGGACTGCGCTCGATGGTGGTCGTGCCGCTGCAGTTCGGCGACCAGCCCGTCGGCGTGCTCAAGGTCGCCTCGCGCGAGCCGCATTGTTTCGGCCCCGCGGAAACGCTCGCGCTCGAGCACCTGGCCACGCTCGCCGGCGCCAGCCTGCATCGTGCGGTCGAAGCCTCGCGCCGGGAGGCGGAAGTCGCCGCCGGTGCGGGGAACCGAGCCGATCGCGACAGCGGGGACGAAGCGGCCCGGCGGCGCCTGACCCGGCTGCTGCGCGACGGTCGCCTGCGCGTGGCGAGGCAGCCGATCGTCCGCATGACGGACGGTACCGTCGTCGGCTGGGAAGCGCTGGCGAGGTTTCCGGAGGAATACGGCCTGCCGACCGACACCTGGTTCCGGGATGCCGCCCGCTGCGGGCGGAGCGTGGAACTGGAACTGGCGGCGCTGCGCGCGGCGCTGGCCGACCCGCTGCCGGCCGGTGACGCCTACCTTTCGTTGAACGTATCGCCCGAGGTCGCGTGCAGCGACGCGCTCGACCAGGTGCTGGGCGATGTCGATCCGGCCCGGATCGTGCTCGAGATCACCGAGCACACCGCGGTCGAGGACTACCCGAGGCTTGCCGCCCGGCTGTCGGCGTTGCAGGCGCGCGGCTTCCGCATCGCGGTGGACGATACCGGCGCCGGCTTCTCCAGCCTGCGACACGTGCTCACGCTCGCGCCCGACATCATCAAGCTCGACATGAGCCTGGTGCGCGGCGTCGACCTCCGTCCGCGGCTGCAGTCGCTGATCGCGGCGCTGTGTACCTTCGCCGAAGGCACGCAGGCGACCCTGGTCGCGGAGGGTGTCGAAACCGACGCCGAGTCGCGGACGTTGCGGCGGATCGGCGTGGCGTGCGGGCAGGGCTACTTCATCGGGGCGCCGCAGCTGACCTGA
- the dapB gene encoding 4-hydroxy-tetrahydrodipicolinate reductase, producing the protein MDKPVRILVHGASGRMGQALLRLASGMKDVSVVAAVQRSVGQRVVDGTPHFAASELAGTPAFDVAVDFSLPEGFDAVRALCEARGAALVSGTTGLSDAQRAALDAAAGRIPVLWQANFSVGVAVLDELVERAATALPGWDCDIVESHHAHKRDAPSGTALALGASASRGGATPRYASLRAGDIVGEHLVQFATMGERIELVHRAGNRDIFAQGALQAAIRLVRRPPGRYGLRQLLFD; encoded by the coding sequence ATGGACAAACCCGTACGAATACTGGTCCACGGTGCCTCCGGCCGCATGGGGCAGGCGCTGCTGCGGCTTGCGTCGGGCATGAAGGACGTGAGCGTGGTGGCCGCGGTCCAGCGTTCGGTCGGCCAGCGCGTGGTCGACGGGACGCCGCATTTCGCCGCGTCCGAGCTTGCGGGCACGCCGGCGTTCGATGTCGCGGTCGATTTCAGCCTGCCAGAAGGCTTCGATGCCGTCCGCGCCCTTTGCGAGGCGCGCGGCGCGGCGCTGGTGTCCGGCACCACCGGCCTGTCCGATGCACAGCGCGCCGCGCTCGATGCCGCCGCCGGCCGTATCCCGGTGCTGTGGCAGGCCAACTTCAGCGTCGGCGTCGCGGTGCTGGACGAACTGGTCGAGCGCGCGGCGACGGCGCTCCCGGGCTGGGACTGCGACATCGTCGAATCGCACCACGCGCACAAGCGCGATGCGCCTTCCGGCACCGCGCTGGCGCTGGGCGCGTCCGCGTCTCGCGGCGGTGCCACGCCGCGCTACGCAAGCCTGCGCGCGGGCGACATCGTCGGCGAACACCTGGTGCAGTTCGCGACCATGGGCGAACGGATCGAGCTGGTCCATCGCGCAGGCAACCGCGACATCTTCGCGCAGGGCGCGCTGCAGGCGGCGATCAGGCTGGTGCGGCGCCCCCCGGGACGCTACGGGCTGCGCCAGCTGCTGTTCGACTGA
- the carA gene encoding glutamine-hydrolyzing carbamoyl-phosphate synthase small subunit yields the protein MTETAILVLEDGTVFEGVSVGANGLSVGEVVFNTAMTGYQEVLTDPSYARQLVTLTYPHIGNTGCTDQDDEARKVWACGLIVRDVPRRPSNWRSEVALPEWLRARGLVAISGIDTRKLTRLLRDRGSQNGALMAGEVDVDKALEAARKFPGLKGMDLAKEVSTAKTYAWTEGSLDLDTNAFGATPPKFRVVAYDYGVKHNILRMLAERGCELTVVPAQTPAEEVMAMRPDGVFLSNGPGDPEPCDYAIAAIRTFVARKVPLFGICLGHQLLGLAAGARTSKMPHGHHGANHPVQDLDSGRVMITSQNHGFAVDESTLPANVRVTHRSLFDGTNQGIELTDAPAFSFQGHPEASPGPHDVSPLFDRFVASMSNHSAGSN from the coding sequence GTGACCGAAACCGCAATCCTCGTCCTCGAAGACGGCACCGTATTCGAGGGCGTTTCCGTGGGCGCGAACGGCCTGTCGGTCGGCGAGGTGGTGTTCAACACCGCCATGACCGGCTACCAGGAAGTGCTCACCGATCCCTCGTACGCGCGCCAGCTGGTGACGCTCACCTATCCGCACATCGGCAACACCGGCTGCACGGACCAGGACGACGAAGCCCGCAAGGTCTGGGCCTGTGGCCTGATCGTGCGCGACGTGCCGCGCCGGCCCAGCAACTGGCGCAGCGAGGTCGCGTTGCCGGAATGGCTGCGCGCGCGCGGGCTGGTCGCGATCTCGGGGATCGACACCCGCAAGCTCACCCGCCTGCTGCGCGATCGCGGATCGCAGAACGGCGCGCTGATGGCCGGCGAGGTCGACGTGGACAAGGCGCTGGAGGCCGCGCGCAAGTTCCCCGGCCTCAAGGGCATGGACCTGGCGAAGGAAGTCAGCACCGCGAAGACGTATGCCTGGACCGAAGGCTCGCTGGATCTCGACACGAACGCGTTCGGGGCCACGCCGCCGAAGTTCAGGGTGGTCGCCTACGACTACGGCGTGAAGCACAACATCCTGCGCATGCTCGCCGAACGCGGATGCGAGCTCACCGTGGTCCCCGCGCAGACGCCGGCCGAAGAAGTGATGGCGATGCGCCCCGACGGGGTGTTCCTGTCCAACGGTCCTGGCGATCCGGAACCCTGCGACTACGCCATCGCCGCGATCCGCACGTTCGTCGCGCGGAAGGTGCCGCTGTTCGGCATCTGCCTGGGCCACCAGTTGCTGGGACTGGCCGCGGGCGCCAGGACCTCGAAGATGCCGCACGGCCACCACGGCGCGAACCATCCGGTGCAGGACCTCGACAGCGGCCGGGTGATGATCACCTCGCAGAACCACGGCTTCGCGGTGGACGAATCGACGCTGCCGGCCAACGTGCGCGTCACCCACCGCTCGCTGTTCGACGGCACCAACCAGGGCATCGAGCTGACCGACGCGCCCGCGTTCTCGTTCCAGGGCCACCCGGAAGCCTCGCCGGGCCCGCACGACGTCTCACCGCTGTTCGACCGCTTCGTGGCGTCCATGTCGAACCACTCCGCAGGAAGCAACTGA
- the carB gene encoding carbamoyl-phosphate synthase large subunit: protein MPRRTDIKTVLIIGAGPIVIGQACEFDYSGAQACKALREEGFRVVLVNSNPATIMTDPDMADAVYIEPINWQTVEKIIAKEKPDALLPTMGGQTALNCALDLADNGVLEKYGVELIGAKREAIMMAEDRELFRVAMGEIGLECPKAEVARSFEQAVDIQTRVGYPTIIRPSFTLGGSGGGIAYNREEFEDIVKRGLELSPVGEVLVEESVLGWKEFEMEVVRDTADNCIIVCSIENLDPMGVHTGDSITVAPAQTLTDKEYQRLRDASIAVLRKIGVDTGGSNVQFGINAQTGRVVVIEMNPRVSRSSALASKATGFPIAKVAAKLAVGYTLDELRNEITGGRTPASFEPSIDYVVTKIPRFAFEKFPQADARLTTQMKSVGEVMAMGRTFQESVQKALRGLETGKVGFDPTGLDLADETDLATLRREVKEPGPERLFYLADAFRAGLSVEEVHALSFVDPWFLDQIEEIIAVEGEVAAAGIDALGGARLRALKRMGFSDARLSQLVGSDEQAVRALRRAHGVRPVYKRVDSCAAEFATSTAYLYSTYEDECEAEPTDRDKIMVLGGGPNRIGQGIEFDYCCVHAALALREDGYETIMVNCNPETVSTDFDTSDRLYFEPLTLEDVLEIVELEKPKGVIVQYGGQTPLKLARALEANGVPIIGTSPESIDLAEDRERFQQLVERLGLRQPPNRTARSADEALVLAREIGYPLVVRPSYVLGGRAMEVVHADVDLARYMRDAVKVSNDSPVLLDRFLDNAVEVDIDVIADREGNVLIGGVMEHIEEAGVHSGDSSCSLPPYSLPAEVQAQLREQVVALARALDVIGLMNTQFAVQLGDDGEHVIFLLEVNPRASRTVPFVSKATGLALAKISARCMAGKTLAEQGATREIVPDYFSVKEAIFPFAKFQGVDPILGPEMRSTGEVMGVGRNFGAAFARAQEAANIKAPPAGGKAFVSVRDPDKQRVLPVARDLVERGYAIVATAGTASWLREHGIDCEQVNKVLEGRPHIVDLIKNGEISYIVNTTEGRQAIADSFSIRREALQQRVTYSTTVAGARALLHSLDYRGSGPVWALQELHETLRTDG, encoded by the coding sequence ATGCCCAGGCGCACCGACATCAAGACCGTGCTGATCATCGGCGCCGGGCCGATCGTGATCGGGCAGGCGTGCGAGTTCGACTACTCCGGTGCGCAGGCCTGCAAGGCGCTGCGCGAGGAAGGCTTCCGCGTGGTCCTGGTCAACAGCAACCCGGCCACGATCATGACCGACCCGGACATGGCCGACGCGGTCTACATCGAACCGATCAACTGGCAGACGGTCGAGAAGATCATCGCCAAGGAGAAGCCCGACGCGCTGCTGCCGACGATGGGCGGGCAGACCGCGCTCAACTGCGCGCTCGACCTGGCCGACAACGGCGTGCTGGAGAAGTACGGCGTCGAGCTGATCGGCGCCAAGCGCGAGGCCATCATGATGGCCGAGGACCGCGAGCTGTTCCGGGTTGCGATGGGCGAGATCGGCCTGGAATGCCCGAAGGCCGAGGTGGCGCGCTCGTTCGAGCAGGCGGTCGACATCCAGACCCGCGTCGGCTATCCGACCATCATCCGCCCGAGTTTCACCCTGGGCGGATCCGGGGGCGGCATCGCCTACAACCGCGAGGAGTTCGAGGACATCGTCAAGCGCGGGCTCGAGCTCTCGCCGGTGGGCGAAGTGCTGGTCGAGGAATCGGTGCTGGGCTGGAAGGAGTTCGAGATGGAGGTGGTCCGCGACACCGCGGACAACTGCATCATCGTCTGCTCGATCGAAAACCTCGACCCGATGGGCGTGCACACCGGCGACAGCATCACCGTCGCCCCGGCGCAGACCCTGACCGACAAGGAATACCAGCGCCTGCGCGATGCCTCGATCGCGGTGCTGCGCAAGATCGGCGTGGATACCGGCGGCTCCAACGTGCAGTTCGGGATCAACGCCCAGACCGGCCGCGTGGTCGTGATCGAGATGAATCCGCGCGTGTCGCGGTCCTCGGCCCTGGCGTCCAAGGCCACAGGCTTCCCGATCGCCAAGGTCGCGGCCAAGCTGGCGGTGGGCTACACGCTCGACGAATTGCGCAACGAGATCACAGGTGGCCGCACCCCGGCCTCGTTCGAGCCGTCTATCGACTACGTCGTCACCAAGATCCCGCGCTTCGCGTTCGAGAAGTTCCCGCAGGCCGATGCGCGCCTGACCACGCAGATGAAGTCGGTCGGCGAGGTGATGGCGATGGGCCGCACCTTCCAGGAGTCGGTGCAGAAGGCGCTGCGCGGGCTGGAGACCGGCAAGGTCGGCTTCGATCCCACCGGCCTGGACCTGGCCGACGAGACCGACCTGGCGACGTTGCGGCGCGAGGTGAAGGAGCCTGGCCCGGAGCGGCTGTTCTACCTCGCCGACGCGTTCCGCGCCGGGCTGTCGGTGGAAGAGGTGCACGCGCTGTCGTTCGTGGATCCCTGGTTCCTCGACCAGATCGAGGAGATCATCGCGGTCGAGGGCGAAGTGGCGGCGGCCGGGATCGACGCGCTCGGCGGCGCGCGCCTGCGCGCGCTCAAGCGCATGGGTTTCTCCGACGCCCGGCTCTCGCAGCTGGTCGGCAGCGACGAACAGGCGGTGCGGGCGCTGCGGCGCGCGCACGGCGTGCGCCCGGTGTACAAGCGCGTCGACTCCTGCGCGGCCGAGTTCGCCACCAGCACCGCCTACCTGTACTCGACCTACGAGGACGAGTGCGAAGCCGAGCCGACCGATCGCGACAAGATCATGGTCCTGGGCGGCGGACCGAACCGGATCGGGCAGGGCATCGAGTTCGACTACTGCTGCGTGCACGCCGCGCTGGCGCTGCGCGAGGACGGGTACGAGACCATCATGGTCAACTGCAACCCGGAGACCGTCTCGACCGACTTCGACACCTCCGACCGCCTGTACTTCGAGCCGCTCACGCTCGAGGACGTGCTGGAGATCGTCGAGCTGGAGAAGCCCAAGGGCGTGATCGTGCAGTACGGCGGCCAGACTCCGCTCAAGCTCGCGCGCGCGCTCGAAGCCAACGGCGTGCCGATCATCGGCACTTCGCCCGAGTCGATCGACCTGGCGGAGGACCGCGAGCGCTTCCAGCAGCTGGTCGAACGGCTCGGCCTGCGGCAGCCGCCGAATCGGACCGCCCGCAGCGCAGACGAGGCGCTGGTGCTGGCGCGGGAGATCGGCTACCCGCTGGTGGTGCGCCCGAGCTACGTACTCGGCGGCCGCGCGATGGAGGTGGTGCACGCCGATGTCGACCTCGCCCGCTACATGCGCGACGCGGTCAAGGTGTCGAACGATTCGCCGGTGCTGCTCGACCGCTTCCTCGACAACGCGGTGGAAGTCGACATCGACGTGATCGCCGATCGTGAAGGCAACGTGCTGATCGGCGGCGTGATGGAGCACATCGAGGAGGCCGGCGTGCATTCGGGCGACTCGTCGTGCTCGCTGCCGCCGTACTCGCTGCCCGCCGAAGTCCAGGCGCAGTTGCGCGAACAGGTGGTCGCGCTCGCGCGCGCGCTGGATGTGATCGGGCTGATGAACACCCAGTTCGCGGTGCAGCTCGGGGACGACGGCGAGCACGTGATCTTCCTGCTGGAAGTCAATCCGCGCGCATCGCGCACGGTGCCGTTCGTGTCCAAGGCGACGGGCCTGGCGCTGGCCAAGATCTCGGCGCGCTGCATGGCCGGCAAGACCCTGGCCGAGCAGGGCGCCACGCGCGAGATCGTGCCCGACTACTTCTCGGTCAAGGAGGCGATCTTCCCGTTCGCCAAGTTCCAGGGCGTCGACCCGATCCTCGGCCCGGAGATGCGTTCGACCGGCGAGGTGATGGGCGTGGGCCGGAACTTCGGCGCCGCGTTCGCGCGCGCGCAGGAGGCGGCCAACATCAAGGCCCCGCCGGCCGGCGGCAAGGCCTTCGTCTCGGTACGCGATCCGGACAAGCAGCGGGTGCTGCCGGTGGCGCGCGACCTGGTGGAGCGTGGCTACGCGATCGTCGCCACCGCGGGCACCGCCAGCTGGTTGCGCGAGCACGGCATCGACTGCGAGCAGGTCAACAAGGTGCTCGAGGGCCGGCCGCACATCGTCGACCTGATCAAGAACGGCGAGATCTCCTACATCGTCAACACCACCGAGGGGCGCCAGGCGATCGCGGACTCGTTCTCGATCCGGCGCGAGGCGCTGCAGCAGCGTGTCACCTATTCGACCACGGTTGCCGGTGCCCGGGCCTTGCTGCATTCTCTGGACTATCGCGGCAGCGGCCCGGTGTGGGCGCTGCAGGAACTGCACGAAACCTTGCGCACGGACGGCTGA
- the greA gene encoding transcription elongation factor GreA, with product MTMAGAQRLRAELEELKSVKRPAVINAIAEARAHGDLKENAEYHAAREQQGFIEGRIKQLEGELSHADVIDVSKLDAGDKVVFGATVTIADVETDEERRYQIVGDLEADIKLGLIAISSPVARALIGKHEGDSVTIEAPAGAREFEIVGVSYGG from the coding sequence ATGACCATGGCCGGCGCGCAACGCCTGCGCGCCGAGCTCGAGGAACTGAAGTCGGTCAAGCGCCCAGCGGTGATCAACGCGATCGCCGAGGCGCGCGCGCACGGCGACCTCAAGGAGAATGCCGAGTACCACGCCGCGCGCGAGCAGCAGGGCTTCATCGAGGGCCGCATCAAGCAGCTCGAGGGCGAGCTGTCGCACGCCGACGTCATCGACGTGTCCAAGCTCGATGCCGGCGACAAGGTGGTGTTCGGCGCCACCGTGACCATCGCCGACGTCGAGACCGACGAGGAACGGCGCTACCAGATCGTCGGCGACCTCGAGGCCGACATCAAGCTGGGCCTGATCGCGATCTCCTCGCCGGTGGCGCGGGCGCTGATCGGCAAGCACGAAGGCGACAGCGTCACCATCGAGGCGCCCGCCGGCGCGCGGGAATTCGAGATCGTCGGCGTGAGCTACGGCGGCTGA
- a CDS encoding phosphoglycerate mutase — MTPASATLLLPAARRLGAQALSAPVATALGRADVAQGLDAGRRAQLLRYLRLVPNHWPVAALTRQFDAGDAAGSTWLRADPCRVQPDINGARLLGVGAALGVEAADVAQLLPALRPLFGDAGFPIDAPTPSRWYLRLPPGSRLPGFSEPDEALGADLFEHLAEGPEGRRWRSLLSEAQVVLHNHPWNARREAEGKPPINSLWFWGGGVLPDHVLSAHAAFHSDEELGTAFAAAAGIHRPLPARFAPPDADAVFDLVAARDCAALERDWLQPALASVRIGGIGTLRLDTADGVVFTIARSQRWRFWRRPRPGFGAG; from the coding sequence TTGACGCCGGCCTCCGCCACGCTGCTGCTGCCGGCCGCGCGCCGGCTCGGCGCGCAGGCGCTGTCGGCGCCGGTCGCGACCGCGCTGGGGCGTGCCGATGTCGCGCAGGGCCTGGATGCCGGGCGTCGCGCGCAACTGCTGCGGTACCTTCGGCTGGTCCCGAACCACTGGCCGGTGGCGGCGCTGACGCGGCAGTTCGACGCGGGCGACGCGGCCGGATCGACATGGCTGCGCGCGGATCCGTGCCGGGTCCAGCCCGACATCAACGGGGCACGGCTGCTCGGCGTCGGCGCAGCGCTGGGCGTGGAAGCCGCGGACGTGGCCCAGTTGTTGCCGGCGCTGCGGCCGCTGTTCGGCGACGCCGGATTCCCGATCGACGCGCCGACCCCGTCGCGCTGGTACCTGCGGCTGCCGCCCGGGTCCAGGCTCCCCGGGTTCAGCGAGCCGGACGAGGCGCTGGGCGCGGACCTGTTCGAGCACCTGGCCGAAGGGCCGGAAGGACGCCGCTGGCGCAGCCTGCTGAGCGAGGCCCAGGTGGTGCTGCACAACCATCCGTGGAACGCACGGCGCGAGGCTGAGGGCAAGCCGCCGATCAACTCGCTGTGGTTCTGGGGCGGCGGCGTGCTGCCCGACCATGTCCTGTCCGCGCATGCGGCCTTCCACAGCGACGAGGAGCTCGGCACCGCGTTCGCCGCCGCCGCGGGCATCCATCGGCCGCTGCCGGCCAGGTTCGCACCGCCGGACGCCGATGCGGTGTTCGACCTGGTCGCCGCGCGCGATTGCGCCGCGCTGGAGCGGGACTGGCTGCAACCTGCGCTGGCCTCCGTGCGCATCGGCGGGATCGGCACGCTGCGTCTCGACACCGCCGACGGGGTGGTGTTCACGATCGCACGCAGCCAGCGCTGGCGCTTCTGGCGTCGACCCCGGCCGGGTTTCGGCGCCGGATGA
- the recJ gene encoding single-stranded-DNA-specific exonuclease RecJ, translating to MTPRIRRRAVDVRGDWPDDVLPLLRRVYAARGVDDPVLARPKLAQLLPPDALGGLEAAVALLADAIAHGARILVVGDFDADGATACALAVRGLRMLGARDVVHAVPNRMVHGYGLSPALVEELAPLAPDPGSGPGQALLVTVDHGVACLAGVAAAKARGWRVLVTDHHLPGEALPPADAIVNPNLRGDAFACKALAGVGVIFYVLLALRRQLRDAGAFAGEVPDLSTLLDLVAVGTVADLVPLDATNRALVAAGLRRLRAGQGCAGLQALIEVSGRTAATLTAADIAFAVAPRLNAAGRLQDMSLGIECLLSDDPPHARELAGQLHRINAERRGVQQAMVDEAEAALAAMAPPAAGDAAVAVCLFDPGWHAGVVGLVASKLKERLHRPVIAFAPSEPDGNELRGSARSIAGLHIRDALAAVDALHPGLVGRFGGHAMAAGLSLERDRFAAFERAFGEVVRAMLDPALLQAELLSDGELAPDEFDRRHADALRDGGPWGQGFPEPLFDGLFDVSQWRLVGERHLRMVLRGPGACGPLNAIHFGGWSGEPPPARCRIAFRLAPDDWRGPRAIQLVVEHREPA from the coding sequence ATGACGCCACGCATCCGCCGGCGCGCGGTCGACGTGCGCGGCGACTGGCCCGACGACGTGCTGCCGCTGCTGCGGCGCGTCTATGCCGCGCGCGGGGTCGACGACCCCGTACTGGCACGACCGAAGCTCGCGCAACTGCTGCCGCCCGATGCGCTCGGCGGTCTCGAAGCCGCGGTCGCGCTCCTGGCGGATGCGATCGCGCACGGCGCCCGCATCCTCGTCGTCGGCGACTTCGACGCGGACGGGGCCACCGCCTGCGCGCTCGCGGTGCGCGGCCTGCGCATGCTCGGCGCGCGCGACGTGGTTCACGCGGTGCCGAACCGGATGGTGCACGGCTACGGTCTGTCGCCGGCGCTGGTCGAGGAACTCGCACCGCTGGCCCCCGACCCCGGGTCAGGCCCGGGGCAGGCCCTGCTGGTCACCGTCGACCACGGCGTCGCCTGCCTCGCGGGCGTCGCCGCGGCGAAGGCACGTGGCTGGCGCGTGCTGGTCACCGACCACCACCTTCCGGGCGAGGCGTTGCCGCCCGCGGACGCGATCGTCAACCCGAACCTGCGCGGCGACGCATTCGCCTGCAAGGCGCTGGCCGGGGTCGGCGTGATCTTCTACGTGTTGCTGGCGCTGCGCCGGCAGCTGCGCGACGCCGGCGCGTTCGCCGGCGAGGTTCCCGACCTGTCGACGTTGCTCGACCTGGTCGCCGTGGGGACCGTCGCCGACCTGGTGCCGCTGGACGCGACCAACCGGGCGCTGGTCGCCGCCGGCCTGCGGCGACTGCGTGCGGGGCAGGGCTGCGCCGGCCTGCAGGCGCTGATCGAGGTATCCGGGCGCACGGCCGCGACGCTGACGGCGGCGGACATCGCCTTCGCGGTCGCGCCCCGGCTCAATGCCGCGGGCCGGCTGCAGGACATGTCGCTGGGCATCGAATGCCTGCTCAGCGACGATCCGCCGCACGCACGCGAGCTGGCCGGGCAACTGCACCGGATCAACGCCGAGCGCCGCGGTGTCCAGCAGGCGATGGTCGATGAAGCCGAAGCGGCGCTGGCGGCGATGGCGCCGCCCGCCGCAGGCGACGCGGCGGTGGCGGTGTGCCTGTTCGATCCAGGCTGGCATGCCGGCGTGGTCGGGCTGGTGGCGTCGAAGCTCAAGGAACGCCTGCATCGGCCGGTGATCGCGTTCGCGCCCTCGGAGCCCGACGGCAACGAGTTGCGCGGTTCCGCCCGCTCGATCGCCGGCCTGCACATCCGCGATGCGCTGGCCGCGGTGGATGCCTTGCATCCCGGGCTGGTCGGGCGTTTCGGCGGGCACGCGATGGCCGCGGGCCTGAGTCTGGAGCGGGATCGTTTCGCCGCCTTCGAGCGGGCCTTCGGCGAGGTGGTGCGCGCCATGCTCGACCCGGCGCTGCTGCAGGCGGAACTGCTCAGCGATGGCGAACTGGCGCCGGACGAGTTCGATCGCCGCCACGCGGACGCGCTCCGCGACGGTGGTCCGTGGGGGCAGGGCTTTCCCGAACCGCTGTTCGACGGCCTGTTCGACGTGTCGCAGTGGCGCCTGGTGGGCGAGCGCCACCTCAGGATGGTGCTGCGCGGCCCCGGCGCGTGCGGTCCGCTCAACGCGATCCATTTCGGCGGCTGGAGCGGCGAGCCGCCTCCGGCGCGCTGCCGCATCGCCTTCCGCCTGGCACCGGACGACTGGCGCGGACCGCGCGCGATCCAGCTGGTGGTCGAGCATCGCGAGCCGGCCTAG